In Hamadaea flava, a genomic segment contains:
- a CDS encoding lytic transglycosylase domain-containing protein, producing the protein MTVSRIGVRVAALALLAVGVTGGIYLNSDSDSRTGNGGSEVSANAAENDILKQDLAEWASLTAEQKAKQAEAAAKAAAEAKAAADRAKAAEAEASRRTANRPPDYGPIPSSCKAYTGAKAIGCAELLKAGFGLDQMPCLDKLWTRESHWNYKSYNSSSGAYGIPQAVPGSKMGTVAADWKTNPATQIIWGLGYIKNRYKTPCGAWQHSEDEGWY; encoded by the coding sequence GTGACGGTCAGTCGCATCGGTGTCCGCGTCGCAGCCCTAGCCCTCCTCGCCGTCGGTGTCACCGGTGGCATCTACCTGAACTCCGATTCGGACAGCCGGACCGGGAACGGTGGCTCGGAGGTCAGCGCGAACGCCGCCGAGAACGACATCCTCAAGCAGGACCTCGCCGAGTGGGCCAGCCTCACCGCTGAGCAGAAGGCCAAGCAGGCCGAGGCGGCCGCGAAGGCCGCCGCCGAGGCGAAGGCCGCGGCCGATCGGGCCAAGGCCGCCGAGGCCGAGGCGAGCCGCCGCACTGCCAACCGCCCCCCGGACTACGGGCCGATTCCCAGCTCCTGCAAGGCGTACACCGGAGCCAAGGCGATCGGCTGCGCCGAGTTGCTCAAGGCGGGCTTCGGTCTCGACCAGATGCCGTGTCTGGACAAGTTGTGGACCCGCGAAAGCCACTGGAACTACAAGTCCTACAACTCCTCGTCCGGCGCGTACGGCATCCCGCAGGCCGTGCCCGGCAGCAAGATGGGCACTGTCGCCGCCGACTGGAAGACCAATCCCGCCACGCAGATCATCTGGGGACTCGGGTACATCAAGAACCGGTACAAGACGCCGTGCGGCGCTTGGCAGCACTCCGAGGACGAGGGCTGGTACTAG
- a CDS encoding PhoH family protein → MVAPSHGITSEGTRHTYVLDTSVLLADPAAVFRFAEHDVVLPLVVISELEAKRHHPELGWFAREALRRLDELRVRHGRLDQPLPITDVGGTLRVELNHADPMLLPSGFRTGTNDARILSVALGLAAEGRPVTLVSKDMPLRVKAAAVGLPADEYRHGQAADPTWSGLVELDVSSEAVARLYDGHPIDVDIELPVHTGLVLHSSNGSALGRMHADKTVRLVRGDREVFGVRGRSAEQRIAIDLLLDDSIGIVSLGGRAGTGKSALALCAGLEQAMERRKHKKVIVFRPLYAVGGQELGYLPGSESEKMSPWAQAVFDTLGAVVHENVMEEVETRGLVEVLPLTHIRGRSLHDAFVIVDEAQSLERGVLLTVLSRIGQGSRVVLTHDVAQRDNLRVGRHDGVTAVIEAMKGHPLFAHVTLTRSERSPIAEMVTDLLEDLPN, encoded by the coding sequence ATGGTCGCCCCATCACACGGCATCACCAGTGAGGGAACCAGGCACACATATGTGCTGGACACCTCCGTCCTCCTCGCCGATCCCGCGGCCGTCTTCCGATTCGCAGAGCATGACGTCGTGCTTCCGCTCGTCGTCATCAGCGAACTGGAGGCGAAGCGCCATCACCCCGAACTCGGCTGGTTCGCCCGCGAGGCGTTGCGGCGCCTCGACGAGCTCCGGGTCCGGCACGGCCGCCTCGACCAGCCCCTGCCCATCACCGACGTGGGCGGGACTCTGCGGGTCGAGCTGAATCACGCCGATCCCATGCTGTTGCCCTCGGGTTTCCGGACCGGGACGAACGACGCGCGGATCCTGTCCGTGGCGCTCGGCCTGGCCGCCGAAGGCCGGCCGGTGACGCTGGTCAGCAAGGACATGCCGCTGCGGGTGAAGGCGGCCGCGGTCGGCCTGCCCGCCGACGAGTACCGGCATGGCCAGGCCGCCGACCCCACCTGGTCCGGTCTGGTGGAGCTGGACGTCTCGTCGGAGGCGGTGGCCCGCCTGTACGACGGGCACCCGATCGACGTCGACATCGAGCTGCCGGTCCACACCGGACTGGTGCTGCACAGCTCGAACGGCAGCGCCCTCGGCCGGATGCACGCGGACAAGACGGTGCGGCTCGTGCGCGGCGATCGGGAGGTCTTCGGCGTACGCGGTCGGTCGGCCGAGCAGCGGATCGCGATCGACCTGCTGCTGGACGACTCGATCGGGATCGTCTCGCTGGGCGGCCGGGCCGGCACCGGCAAGTCGGCCCTGGCCTTGTGCGCCGGACTGGAGCAGGCGATGGAGCGCCGCAAGCACAAGAAGGTGATCGTCTTCCGTCCGCTGTACGCCGTCGGCGGCCAGGAATTGGGCTACCTGCCGGGCAGCGAGTCGGAGAAGATGTCGCCCTGGGCGCAGGCCGTCTTCGACACGCTCGGCGCGGTCGTCCACGAGAACGTGATGGAGGAAGTCGAGACGCGCGGGCTCGTGGAGGTCCTGCCGTTGACCCACATCCGCGGGCGCAGCCTGCACGACGCGTTCGTCATCGTCGACGAGGCGCAGTCGCTGGAGCGGGGAGTGCTGCTGACCGTCCTGTCCCGCATCGGGCAGGGCTCCCGAGTCGTTCTGACACATGACGTAGCTCAGCGTGACAATCTCCGGGTCGGCCGGCATGACGGGGTGACCGCGGTGATCGAGGCGATGAAGGGGCATCCGCTCTTCGCCCACGTCACTCTGACGAGATCCGAACGGTCCCCGATCGCGGAGATGGTCACCGATCTATTGGAGGATCTGCCCAACTAG
- a CDS encoding lytic transglycosylase domain-containing protein, whose translation MPYPRKIMVGLLGAALFAAGGLGLALTQDSADEQTVSSLQADRAASEAADRSYDRPTESPSVSPSASVSSSPSPSVKPSPAKTATKVATPKKTATIPASCTAYSGNKLIACKLLPSYGFSYSQMSPLVKLWNRESGWDATAENPSSGAYGIPQALPGNKMATAGSDWRTNPATQIKWGLGYIRSVYGSPSAAWAHSQSTGWY comes from the coding sequence ATGCCTTACCCCCGCAAGATCATGGTCGGACTGCTCGGTGCGGCGTTGTTCGCCGCCGGTGGACTCGGCCTCGCGTTGACCCAGGATTCGGCCGATGAGCAGACCGTCTCGTCGCTTCAAGCGGACCGCGCCGCGAGTGAGGCCGCCGATCGGAGTTACGACCGGCCGACCGAGAGCCCGAGCGTCAGCCCCAGCGCCTCCGTCAGTTCGAGTCCCAGCCCTTCGGTGAAGCCGAGTCCGGCCAAGACGGCTACGAAGGTCGCGACGCCGAAGAAGACCGCCACGATTCCGGCGTCCTGCACGGCGTATAGCGGCAACAAGCTGATCGCCTGCAAACTGCTGCCCTCGTACGGCTTCTCCTACAGTCAGATGAGTCCGCTGGTGAAGCTGTGGAACCGCGAGAGCGGCTGGGACGCGACCGCCGAGAACCCCTCCTCCGGGGCGTACGGCATTCCGCAGGCGTTGCCCGGGAACAAGATGGCCACGGCCGGTTCGGACTGGCGGACCAATCCGGCCACGCAGATCAAGTGGGGTCTCGGTTACATCAGGTCGGTCTATGGCTCGCCGTCGGCGGCCTGGGCTCACTCACAGTCCACTGGCTGGTACTAA
- a CDS encoding isoprenyl transferase — protein sequence MKPVRDLVYSLYERRLEGKLINKIRPRHVGVMCDGNRRWAKEMGYVDPNDGHRVGARRIIDLLRWCDEAGIPHVTLYLLATDNLRRPPAELDPLLQIISDLATELAEEGNPWRLKMAGAMDLLPARNALTLKAAEEKTADRVGGAVVNMAVGYGGRREIADAVRSLLQEHAKAGGTLEELAEVLDVEHIAEHLYTKGQPDPDLIIRTSGEQRLSGFLLWQSAHSEFYFCDMNWPDFRHIDFLRALRAYAHRQRRFGA from the coding sequence GTGAAGCCCGTTCGTGACCTGGTGTACTCGTTGTACGAGCGCCGGCTCGAGGGCAAGCTGATCAACAAGATCCGGCCCCGGCACGTCGGCGTGATGTGCGACGGCAACCGCCGCTGGGCCAAGGAGATGGGCTACGTCGACCCCAACGACGGCCACCGGGTCGGCGCGCGCCGGATCATCGATCTGCTGCGCTGGTGCGACGAGGCCGGCATCCCGCACGTGACCCTCTACCTGCTGGCCACCGACAATCTGCGCCGTCCGCCGGCCGAGCTGGATCCGCTGCTGCAGATCATCTCCGACCTGGCGACCGAGCTGGCCGAGGAGGGCAACCCCTGGCGGCTGAAGATGGCCGGCGCGATGGACCTGCTGCCCGCCCGAAACGCGCTGACGCTCAAGGCGGCCGAGGAGAAGACGGCTGACCGGGTCGGCGGCGCGGTCGTGAACATGGCGGTCGGCTACGGCGGACGCCGCGAGATCGCCGACGCCGTGCGATCGCTGCTGCAGGAGCACGCGAAGGCCGGTGGCACCCTTGAGGAGCTGGCCGAGGTCCTCGACGTCGAGCACATCGCCGAGCACCTCTACACCAAGGGGCAGCCCGACCCCGACCTGATCATCCGGACGAGCGGCGAGCAGCGGCTGTCCGGCTTCCTGCTCTGGCAGTCCGCGCACTCCGAGTTCTACTTCTGCGACATGAACTGGCCAGACTTCCGGCACATCGACTTCCTCCGGGCACTTCGGGCGTACGCCCACCGCCAGCGCCGGTTCGGCGCCTGA
- a CDS encoding RrF2 family transcriptional regulator, with the protein MQISARGEYAVRAALELAAAYPATISAQALADAQALPRKFLEAILADLRRGGIVISIRGAEGGYSLTRTPGETTVGAVLRAVDGPLAGVRGHRPEQTSYSGTAEHLPTLWVAVRAAVRNVVDEVSLSDIVSGQLPDPVVALTKAPDAWQSR; encoded by the coding sequence GTGCAGATTTCCGCACGCGGCGAGTACGCGGTCCGGGCCGCTCTGGAGCTGGCCGCCGCGTACCCCGCGACTATTTCCGCCCAGGCGCTGGCGGATGCCCAGGCACTGCCTCGGAAGTTCCTGGAAGCGATCCTCGCTGACCTGCGCCGCGGCGGCATCGTGATCTCGATCCGCGGTGCCGAGGGCGGATACAGCCTCACCCGGACCCCGGGCGAGACGACGGTCGGCGCCGTCCTCCGCGCCGTCGACGGACCCCTGGCCGGCGTACGCGGTCACCGGCCCGAGCAGACCAGCTATTCCGGGACCGCCGAGCATCTGCCGACCCTCTGGGTCGCCGTACGCGCGGCCGTCCGCAACGTGGTCGATGAGGTGAGCCTCAGCGACATCGTCAGCGGCCAGTTGCCCGATCCCGTCGTGGCGCTCACCAAGGCGCCCGACGCTTGGCAGTCACGGTGA
- a CDS encoding phosphoenolpyruvate carboxykinase (GTP), whose protein sequence is MTAATVSLGLENAPTTHPKLLAWVREVAELTTPDRIVWCDGSDAEWTRLTDELVEAGTLVRLNPEIKPNSFWARTDPTDVARVEERTFICSADEADAGPTNNWMAPAEMKRLMTDLYRGCMTGRTLYVIPFCMGPLTAERPMFGVEITDSAYVVASMRVMTRMGAHVLEAMGDDADFVHALHSVGAPLEPGQADVEWPCNQTKYITHFPEERLIWSYGSGYGGNSLLGKKCYSLRIGSVMGRDEGWLAEHMLILRLTSPEGKVYHVTGAFPSACGKTNLAMLEPTIPGWKVETLGDDIAWMRFGADGRLYAVNPEYGLFGVAPGTDYKTNPNAMRTIAKGNSLFTNVALTDEGDIWWEGMGEPPAHLIDWHGHDWTPDSGELSSHPNSRFCTPIKQCPILAESYEDPAGVPIDAILFGGRRKTTIPLVSEARDWVHGVFQGATLSSETTAAAVGQVGVVRRDPMAMLPFIGYNAGDYFGHWIAMGKGGGETPDAAKLPKIFYVNWFRRGDEGQFLWPGYGENSRVLKWVVERLEGRADAVDTAVGFVPTPAALDVSGLDLDPADVIAALKVDPEEWKAEIPQITEWFTKFGDKLPGVLWAELDALKARLGVE, encoded by the coding sequence ATGACCGCTGCGACCGTCAGCTTGGGGCTGGAAAACGCCCCGACCACCCATCCGAAGCTGCTCGCCTGGGTACGCGAGGTCGCCGAGCTGACCACCCCCGACCGGATCGTCTGGTGCGACGGCTCGGACGCGGAGTGGACGCGGCTCACCGACGAACTCGTCGAGGCGGGCACCCTGGTCCGGCTCAACCCCGAGATCAAGCCCAACTCGTTCTGGGCGCGGACCGACCCGACGGACGTCGCCCGGGTCGAGGAGCGCACGTTCATCTGCTCCGCCGACGAGGCGGACGCCGGCCCCACCAACAACTGGATGGCGCCGGCCGAGATGAAGCGGCTCATGACCGACCTCTACCGGGGTTGCATGACCGGTCGCACGTTGTACGTCATCCCGTTCTGCATGGGCCCGCTGACCGCCGAGAGGCCGATGTTCGGCGTCGAGATCACCGATTCGGCGTACGTCGTCGCCTCGATGCGGGTGATGACCCGGATGGGCGCGCACGTGCTGGAGGCCATGGGGGACGACGCCGACTTCGTCCACGCTCTCCACTCGGTCGGTGCGCCGCTGGAGCCCGGCCAGGCCGACGTCGAGTGGCCGTGCAATCAGACGAAGTACATCACCCACTTCCCCGAGGAGCGGCTGATCTGGAGCTACGGCTCCGGCTACGGCGGCAATTCGTTGCTGGGCAAGAAGTGCTACTCGCTGCGGATCGGCTCGGTCATGGGCCGGGACGAGGGCTGGCTCGCCGAGCACATGCTGATCCTGCGGCTGACCAGCCCGGAGGGGAAGGTCTACCACGTCACCGGGGCGTTCCCGAGCGCGTGCGGCAAGACCAACCTCGCGATGCTGGAGCCGACCATCCCGGGGTGGAAGGTCGAGACGCTGGGCGACGACATCGCCTGGATGCGGTTCGGTGCCGACGGCCGCCTGTACGCCGTGAACCCCGAGTACGGCCTGTTCGGCGTCGCGCCGGGCACCGACTACAAGACCAACCCGAACGCGATGCGGACCATCGCCAAGGGCAACTCCCTGTTCACCAACGTCGCGTTGACCGACGAGGGCGACATCTGGTGGGAGGGGATGGGTGAGCCGCCGGCGCACCTGATCGACTGGCACGGCCACGACTGGACGCCGGACTCCGGCGAACTGTCGAGCCACCCGAACTCGCGCTTCTGCACGCCGATCAAGCAGTGCCCGATCCTGGCGGAGTCCTATGAGGACCCGGCCGGGGTGCCGATCGACGCCATCCTGTTCGGTGGTCGCCGGAAGACGACGATCCCGCTGGTCAGCGAGGCGCGCGACTGGGTCCACGGGGTTTTCCAGGGCGCGACGCTGTCGTCGGAGACCACCGCCGCCGCGGTCGGCCAGGTCGGCGTCGTCCGTCGTGACCCGATGGCGATGCTGCCGTTCATCGGCTACAACGCCGGCGACTACTTCGGCCACTGGATCGCGATGGGCAAGGGCGGCGGCGAGACGCCGGACGCGGCCAAGCTCCCGAAGATCTTCTACGTGAACTGGTTCCGCCGCGGCGACGAGGGCCAGTTCCTGTGGCCCGGATACGGCGAGAACTCGCGAGTGCTGAAGTGGGTCGTCGAGCGGCTGGAGGGCCGTGCCGACGCCGTGGACACGGCGGTCGGATTCGTCCCGACGCCGGCGGCGCTCGACGTCTCGGGCCTGGATCTGGACCCCGCTGACGTGATCGCCGCCCTGAAGGTGGACCCCGAGGAGTGGAAGGCGGAGATTCCGCAGATCACCGAATGGTTCACCAAGTTCGGCGACAAGCTGCCGGGCGTACTCTGGGCCGAGCTCGACGCGCTCAAGGCCCGCCTCGGCGTCGAGTGA
- a CDS encoding sigma-70 family RNA polymerase sigma factor has translation MTVQIDFALTSDAELLTRVRGGDTDAYGELYRRHADAAKRLAVVLARDRGEAEDLAADAFARVLGTLRAGGGPQTAFRPYLLTSVRNAFYDRVRRNQKVEPTDVIEEYERPEPYEDPSIAALERSYAARAFARLPERWRAVLWHTEVEGETPTQIAPLFGLTANAVAVLAFRARERLRQGYLAEHITLTGSPRCHWTGEHLPGYVRAGLAGRERTKVEDHLAECAECRRLHRELTEANVSLRVVLAPLLLGAAGPGYLVSTVAKTGLAGLWASLTAAVAAWWHGLTGGLVRLAGDAWWWLTTLPKRLARRYGGPNVAAAGGLILAAVLGVAVFVVSVVAHPGLPQSSRGSTAAELPVPAPAEPPLPATTAPQPTSDTSPTPLPTVSELTSPTPKAHASPAGAPEAVSITPDPSGSSYMAGGRTTLPLVFSRTESGKRAESLTLADRSTVRIPKRSWTFTLALPTGVTLAGRAAGDGWTCRGASAVTCTRAEPGRRTVARVPIAIGPQVTGFQSVGLRFAGRSMQFRLPIAPMGTVTAFAGTGRLRTAVGGSALLSCLPRPACLTSDNNALTMVPLLPTETEPGPPYGLFAPGGPTTPEGQLAELAGEKVASGALVEIPRGARVRWAGLVVGGSKAVPGLVALHGPGSGWHPVKLVRSAGQAYADVTRLLQVDGGGAWWVAAPAAAVPGGPGAYAGWSIAVVYEQAAAPLAEVAVHLGPTELNRPDSRLTVRVLDGAEVEIGLALWEGDRGLTGDSLLIGRRAVGDAGNLARGESASARAVACAKGGSCGWRTPGVDVLRFEGRADGGTITLRSGKDPLVLGLLAYAQQIDSR, from the coding sequence GTGACCGTTCAAATCGACTTTGCCCTCACCTCGGACGCGGAGTTGCTGACCCGCGTTCGCGGTGGCGACACCGACGCGTACGGCGAGTTGTATCGCCGCCACGCGGACGCGGCGAAGCGCCTCGCCGTCGTGCTGGCCCGCGATCGAGGTGAGGCCGAAGACCTGGCCGCCGACGCGTTCGCGCGCGTACTGGGCACGCTCCGGGCGGGCGGTGGGCCGCAGACAGCGTTCCGGCCCTACCTGCTGACCTCGGTACGCAATGCGTTCTACGACCGCGTACGCCGCAATCAGAAGGTCGAGCCGACCGACGTGATCGAGGAGTACGAGCGGCCCGAGCCGTACGAGGATCCGTCGATCGCCGCGCTGGAGCGGTCGTACGCCGCCCGCGCGTTCGCCCGGCTGCCCGAGCGATGGCGTGCGGTGCTGTGGCATACGGAGGTCGAGGGCGAGACGCCGACGCAGATCGCGCCGCTGTTCGGGCTGACGGCCAACGCCGTGGCCGTGCTCGCCTTCCGGGCTCGGGAACGGCTGCGCCAGGGATACCTCGCCGAGCACATCACGCTCACCGGGTCGCCTCGGTGCCACTGGACCGGCGAGCACCTGCCCGGCTACGTACGCGCCGGGCTCGCGGGGCGAGAACGCACCAAAGTCGAGGACCACCTCGCCGAGTGCGCTGAGTGCCGTCGCCTCCACCGCGAGCTGACCGAGGCGAACGTGAGCTTACGGGTGGTGCTCGCACCGTTGCTCCTGGGCGCGGCGGGGCCGGGGTATCTCGTCTCCACCGTGGCGAAGACCGGATTGGCCGGGCTGTGGGCGTCGCTGACGGCCGCGGTCGCCGCCTGGTGGCACGGGCTCACCGGCGGCCTCGTCCGCCTGGCGGGTGACGCCTGGTGGTGGCTGACCACGCTGCCGAAACGGCTGGCCCGGCGCTACGGCGGGCCCAACGTCGCCGCCGCGGGCGGGCTGATCCTCGCGGCCGTGCTCGGCGTGGCCGTGTTCGTCGTCAGCGTCGTCGCGCATCCGGGCCTGCCCCAGTCGTCGCGCGGTTCGACCGCCGCGGAACTGCCGGTTCCGGCCCCGGCGGAGCCGCCGTTACCGGCGACCACCGCACCGCAGCCGACGTCGGACACGAGTCCGACACCGCTGCCGACCGTCTCCGAACTGACCAGCCCCACGCCGAAGGCGCATGCCTCGCCGGCCGGCGCGCCCGAGGCCGTCTCCATCACCCCGGATCCGTCCGGCTCCTCGTATATGGCAGGCGGCAGAACCACACTGCCACTCGTGTTCAGCCGTACCGAATCCGGTAAACGCGCGGAGAGCTTGACGCTGGCCGACCGCTCCACCGTGCGTATCCCTAAAAGAAGCTGGACCTTCACCCTGGCCTTGCCCACCGGGGTGACGCTCGCGGGCCGTGCCGCGGGCGACGGCTGGACGTGCCGCGGCGCCTCCGCCGTGACCTGTACGCGAGCCGAGCCGGGCAGGCGGACGGTGGCCAGGGTGCCGATCGCCATCGGGCCGCAGGTGACCGGATTCCAGTCGGTCGGGCTGCGCTTCGCTGGACGATCTATGCAGTTCCGGCTGCCTATCGCGCCGATGGGGACGGTGACCGCCTTCGCGGGCACCGGACGGCTGCGCACGGCGGTCGGCGGCAGCGCGCTGCTCAGCTGCCTGCCCCGACCAGCCTGCCTGACTTCGGACAACAACGCGCTGACCATGGTGCCGCTGCTGCCCACGGAGACCGAGCCGGGTCCGCCCTACGGTCTGTTCGCACCCGGCGGTCCGACAACTCCGGAAGGGCAGCTCGCCGAGCTGGCCGGGGAGAAGGTCGCGAGCGGTGCCCTGGTGGAGATTCCCCGAGGCGCCCGCGTGCGCTGGGCCGGACTGGTCGTGGGCGGCTCGAAAGCCGTTCCTGGCCTGGTCGCGCTGCATGGGCCGGGCTCCGGCTGGCACCCGGTGAAACTGGTGCGCTCGGCGGGCCAGGCGTACGCGGACGTGACCCGGCTGCTCCAGGTCGACGGCGGCGGCGCGTGGTGGGTGGCCGCGCCCGCCGCTGCGGTGCCCGGCGGGCCCGGGGCATACGCGGGCTGGAGCATCGCCGTGGTCTACGAACAGGCGGCTGCGCCGCTGGCGGAGGTGGCCGTCCACCTCGGCCCCACCGAGCTCAACCGGCCGGACTCCCGCCTGACCGTACGCGTTCTCGACGGGGCCGAGGTCGAGATCGGCCTGGCGCTGTGGGAGGGCGACCGGGGACTGACCGGGGACTCGTTGCTGATCGGCCGCCGGGCGGTCGGCGATGCCGGCAACCTGGCCCGGGGCGAAAGCGCCAGCGCCCGGGCCGTCGCCTGCGCCAAGGGCGGATCGTGCGGCTGGCGTACGCCGGGAGTGGACGTGCTGCGGTTCGAAGGCCGCGCCGACGGCGGCACGATCACGCTGCGGTCCGGCAAAGATCCGCTCGTCCTCGGACTCCTCGCGTACGCCCAGCAGATCGACTCCCGGTAG